Sequence from the Corallococcus sp. EGB genome:
GTAGCCCACCTTGCGCGCCTTCTCCACGGTGTCCTCCAGGTACTGGCGGATGCCCGCGTACCGGGTGAAGTACCGCTCGATGACGTCGCGCGCGTTCTCCTGGGAGATGCCCAGGCGCGTGGACAGGCCGTGCGCGGACAGGCCGTACGCGATGCCGAAGTTCACCGTCTTCGCCACGCGGCGCTGCTCGCGGTCCACGTCCTTGGGGTCCACGCCGAAGATTTCGGCCGCCGTGCGGCTGTGGATGTCCTCGTCGTTGCGGAAGGCCTCGATGAGCACCGGGTCCTCCGCGATGTGCGCCAGGAGCCGCAGCTCAATCTGCGAGTAGTCCGCGCTCACCAGCTGGTGCCCCGCGTCCGCCACGAAGGCGCGGCGGATCTCCCGGCCCAGCTCGGTGCGGATGGGGATGTTCTGCAGGTTCGGGTCGGACGAGGACAGCCGGCCGGTGGCGGTGGCCGCCTGGTGGTACGTGGTGTGGATGCGACCGTCCTTCGCGACCAGCGTGGGCAGCGTGTCCAGGTAGGTGCTCTTGAGCTTGGACAGGCCGCGGTACTCGATGAGCGCGCGCGCGAGCACGCTGTTGTGCTCCTCCGCCAGCTTCTCCAGCACCTCCTGGTCCGTGGACGGGCCCGTCTTGCCGCGCTTGAGGATGGGCAGCTTCTGCTCCTCGTAGAGCACCTGCGCCAGCTGCGGGTTGGAGCCCAGGTTGAAGGCGTGGCCCGCGGCCTGGTGGCACTCGGCCTCCTTCGCCTTCACCTCCACGTCCACGCGCTCGGACGTGCGCCCCAGCTCCGCCACGTCCAGCTTCACGCCCTCGCGTTCCATGCGCGCGAGCACGGGCAACAGCGGCAGCTCCAGCGTGCGCGCCAGCTCCGAAAGCCCGCCCAGCTCCAGCTCCTTCCACAGTTCCGGCGCCAGCCTCCGCGCCGCGTCCGCGCGCACCGCGTACGCCGCGGCCACCTCCTCCGGTCCGTGGTCCGCCAGCGCGCGGCCCTTCTTGCCCTCCACCGACGCGGGCAGCGCGGGCAGCTCCGAGCGCAGCCGCTCGCGCGTCAGGTCCGCCAGCGCATGCTCCCGGCGCGACGGGTTGAGCAGGTAGCTCAGGAGCTCCACGTCGTCGTGCGCGCCCTCCAGCGTCAGCCCCTCGTTGGCCAGCACCAGCGTGAGCGCCTTGAGGTCGTGGCCGCCCTTCTTCACCGCCGCGTCCGCGAGCACGTCCTTCATGGCCGCCGCGAAGGCCGCCACCGGCACCTGTGTCGCGCCCAGCTGCTGGTGCCGCAGCGGCACGTAGCGCGTGGAGCCGTCCGGCAGCGCCACGCCCAGGCCCACCAGCGGCGCCGCGAAGGGCATGCCCTCGTAGGCGGGCACCAGGGTGACGGCCCCGGCGGCCTTCGCCGCGTCCGCCAGCGCCTTCACCTCCGCCTCGGTGGTGACAAGCGTGGTGGTGACCGCGAGCGGCGCCACGTCCGCACGGGCCGGTGCCTCCTCCGCGGGCAGGTCGCGCAGCAGCGCGAAGAACTCCAGCTCCGTGAACAGGTCCCGGGCGCGCGTGGCGTCCGGAGCGCGGCGCACCAGGTCGTCCAGCTTCACGCCCAGCGGCAGCCCGGTGTTGAAGGTGACCAGCTGCTTGGCGCGCAGCAGGCTCTCGCGGTGGGCCTCCAGCGCCGCGCGGATCTTCGGCTTCTTCACCTCTTCGACGCGCGAGAGCAGCGTCTCCACGTCGCCGAACTGGTGGAGCAGCTCCACCGCCGTCTTGTCGCCCACGCCCGGCACCTTGGCGACGTTGTCCACCGCGTCGCCCACCAGAGCGAGGAAGTCGCGCACCTGCTTGGGCAGGATGCCCATCTTCTCCTGCACGTCCGCAATGGCGATGCGCTTGTTCTTCGCGGGGTCGAAGAGGGTGATGTCCTCGTCGACGATCTGCATGAAGTCCTTGTCGCTGGTGATGACCAGGACCTGGTACCCCTCCGCCTTCGCCTGCATCGCCAGCGTGCCGATGACGTCGTCCGCCTCCCAGCCCTCCGCGTCTAGCGAGGGCAGGTTCAGCACGTCCCCCACCTTGCGGATGAGCGGGAACTGGGGCGTCAGGTCCTCCGGCGGCGCCTTGCGGTTCGCCTTGTACGTGGGGTCTATCTTCTGGCGCTCCACGCGGCCGGACTTGTCGAACGCGAGCGCCACGTGCGTGGGCTTCAGCTCCTGCAGGGCCTTGAGCACCATGCGGGTGAAGCCCAGCACCGCGTTGGTGGGCACCCCCTTGCTCGTCGTGAGCGGAGGGATGGCGTGGTAGGCGCGGAAGATGAAACCGGAGGCGTCGAAGAGCGCCAGGCGGCGCTCGGGGCGCGGGGGGCTGGTGTCGGCCATCCCCCGTCCCTAGCGCGCCTCCCGCCCCCTGTCCATGAAGCCCCGCACCGGAGCGCCGCTCAGCGGCACTTCAGCTCGGCCTTCTTCGCGGCCACCTGCTCGGCGATGCCGTCACCTGGCACGGCGTAGTCCTCCACCGCCGCCAGGTCCGGACAGCTGCCCACGTTGTTCAACGCGTTCTGCGCCTGCGTGGAGCAGAAGGCCACCACGCGGTTCAGGTTCGTGTTGCCCTTGTAGAAGTCGAAGCCCAGCTTCCAGATGCGGCAGCCCCGCCGGCGGTCCTCGCGGTCGGCGAAGTGCTTGCCGCGCAGGTAGGCCGAGGCCGCCAGGTCCTGGAACATGTTCTTGCGGTAGAAGGACAGGTGCGACTCCGCCAGCTCCGCCATGATGCGCTTGTCCGTCGCCAGCGCTTCCTTGAACGGGCCGACGGCGCGCTCGGGATCGTCATTGGTGAGCGCGCTCTCGCCCGTCTTGAACAGCTGGTCCACGTTGGACACGTCACGGAGGAGGTCGTCCGCGAGCTGGTGGTACTGCGCCTGATCTTCCTTCGAGCGCAGCTTCTGCAACGTCGCCATGGCCTCGCTGCCTCGGCCGTTCCAGTAGTCCACCATCGCCTCCTGGATGAGCTTGGGGGCGTAGCGCTTGGTGAACATGGCGCGCACCTCGGTGGTCTGATCCACGCCCAGACCTTCATCCTGCAGGATGTCGCTCACCGGGCACGTCCACGGCCCGGCATTGCGGTCCACC
This genomic interval carries:
- the polA gene encoding DNA polymerase I encodes the protein MADTSPPRPERRLALFDASGFIFRAYHAIPPLTTSKGVPTNAVLGFTRMVLKALQELKPTHVALAFDKSGRVERQKIDPTYKANRKAPPEDLTPQFPLIRKVGDVLNLPSLDAEGWEADDVIGTLAMQAKAEGYQVLVITSDKDFMQIVDEDITLFDPAKNKRIAIADVQEKMGILPKQVRDFLALVGDAVDNVAKVPGVGDKTAVELLHQFGDVETLLSRVEEVKKPKIRAALEAHRESLLRAKQLVTFNTGLPLGVKLDDLVRRAPDATRARDLFTELEFFALLRDLPAEEAPARADVAPLAVTTTLVTTEAEVKALADAAKAAGAVTLVPAYEGMPFAAPLVGLGVALPDGSTRYVPLRHQQLGATQVPVAAFAAAMKDVLADAAVKKGGHDLKALTLVLANEGLTLEGAHDDVELLSYLLNPSRREHALADLTRERLRSELPALPASVEGKKGRALADHGPEEVAAAYAVRADAARRLAPELWKELELGGLSELARTLELPLLPVLARMEREGVKLDVAELGRTSERVDVEVKAKEAECHQAAGHAFNLGSNPQLAQVLYEEQKLPILKRGKTGPSTDQEVLEKLAEEHNSVLARALIEYRGLSKLKSTYLDTLPTLVAKDGRIHTTYHQAATATGRLSSSDPNLQNIPIRTELGREIRRAFVADAGHQLVSADYSQIELRLLAHIAEDPVLIEAFRNDEDIHSRTAAEIFGVDPKDVDREQRRVAKTVNFGIAYGLSAHGLSTRLGISQENARDVIERYFTRYAGIRQYLEDTVEKARKVGYVETLYGRRRLMGDLLSKNRGVAQAAERAAINMPIQGTAADLMKKAMLAVDAALRAQKLKTRVLLQVHDELLFEAPDAEVEAVKALAVKSMASVAELKVPLKVEVGAGKSWADAH